ATGTCTGGTGGCACGAAGTTCCCGAACACATCGCCGCGGCGCTGGAGGACGCGTTGGAGGCGTATCGCGCGGACCCCGAACGGATCTATCTGACGGGGCTTTCGATGGGCGGATTCGGAACTTGGATTTACGGCGCGGCCCATGTGGACACCTTCGCGGCCTTCATGCCCATTTGCGGCGGCGGAAACCCGGCCGATGCCGCCAAGCTTGCCGCGCGCCCCGTATGGGCCTTTCACGGCGCGGACGACGACACGGTGCCGCCGGAAAAATCGCGCGAAATGGTCGAGGCGGTGCGCAGGGCCGGCGGACATGTTCAATATACGGAGTATCCGGGAACGGGGCACAACTCGTGGGACAACGCCTACGGCGATCCGGCCTCCATCCCGTGGTTGTTGAAACAGCGAAAGCCTGCGGCAGGTGAAGATGGAAGCGGAAATAATCCGAAGAAACCCTGACGCGGCCATGACAATCGAAGATCGCCTACGGCGAATTTCTTTTAT
This DNA window, taken from Candidatus Hydrogenedentota bacterium, encodes the following:
- a CDS encoding dienelactone hydrolase family protein, encoding MKRARRMNHPGWLMVFAAALACAVGAGAARQGVRMNDRTVQTGFINRSVSVGGVDRRYVVYVPREYTPDKAWPLILFLHGAGERGDDGLLQTEVGIGHAIRLNPDRFPCLVVMPQCPKDVWWHEVPEHIAAALEDALEAYRADPERIYLTGLSMGGFGTWIYGAAHVDTFAAFMPICGGGNPADAAKLAARPVWAFHGADDDTVPPEKSREMVEAVRRAGGHVQYTEYPGTGHNSWDNAYGDPASIPWLLKQRKPAAGEDGSGNNPKKP